A single Desulfobacterales bacterium DNA region contains:
- a CDS encoding type II toxin-antitoxin system Phd/YefM family antitoxin: MPTLTATEARSKLYRLIDKAASSHEPIIIQGKRVNAVLISEDDWRAIQETIYLLNIPGMRESIRMGLATPVEECTQELDW, from the coding sequence ATGCCGACACTTACTGCCACTGAAGCAAGATCAAAGCTATACAGGCTTATTGACAAAGCAGCATCATCCCACGAGCCAATTATCATACAGGGCAAGCGCGTTAATGCAGTACTTATCTCGGAGGATGACTGGCGCGCCATACAGGAAACGATCTATCTTCTGAATATTCCCGGTATGCGGGAATCCATTCGGATGGGATTAGCCACTCCGGTCGAGGAATGCACCCAGGAACTTGACTGGTAA
- a CDS encoding Txe/YoeB family addiction module toxin, giving the protein MWQIVFTKQAQKDAKKLSVAGLRLKAEQLIEILRENPYKTPPPFEKLLGDLSGALSRRINIKHRLVNQVIDDEKIVKVIRMWTHYE; this is encoded by the coding sequence ATGTGGCAAATCGTTTTCACTAAACAGGCTCAAAAAGATGCCAAAAAGCTGTCCGTTGCCGGTCTACGTCTGAAAGCTGAACAACTGATTGAAATCCTGCGTGAAAATCCATACAAGACGCCTCCGCCATTCGAAAAATTATTAGGTGATTTATCCGGTGCCCTTTCTCGGCGAATAAATATAAAGCATCGGCTGGTCAATCAGGTAATAGATGACGAAAAAATTGTAAAAGTCATCAGGATGTGGACCCATTACGAATGA